One Solanum lycopersicum chromosome 2, SLM_r2.1 genomic region harbors:
- the LOC101267189 gene encoding uncharacterized protein isoform X2 has translation MIALRKRAELDSKYLITFVPSESELQQSLIRLGNTFSELANSYYKEEGRRIKARLERKNFHSAELNIRCCFKAAVYAEFCRDWVEALRLYEDAYHAVREMVATSTRLPPIQRLIEIKSVAEQLHFKICTLLMHGGKLAEAIAWFRQHYASYRKLVGAPEVIFLHWQWLSRQFLVFAELLETSSITAQHVSTLVSEASDRATQWEFHSAYYFQLAAHYLKEKSSSLELALSMSETSVEIDGNADSVIAASYVGQFAKLLEIGDAFIMQSLSDEDYSRYALAEGKRLQDSYEIIALLKKSFEAYNNDKASRMAAYCGFQMAREYFTVDEYSNAKEVFENVASLYRQEGWVTLLWNVLGYLRDCSKKTALVKDFIEYSLEMAALPVSTNVAGQRDCGPAGPASLAQREIIHNEVFSVIRGESESASTEENSSLRVTADNPLYLEIDLVSPLRAVLLASVAFHEQVVKPGAETVITLSLLSQLPLNVEIDQLEIQFNQSECNFVIVNAQRSHLAAISCLQPGRRVETAPTLELHTNKWLRLTYNVKPEQSGKLECIYVTARWGQHFTICCRAESPASMSDLPLWKFEDIMQTIPMKDPGLAFSGQKAVQVEEPDPQVDLKLDSSGPALVGESFIVPVIITSKGHSVHSGELKINLVDTRGGGLLSPREAESFSSDNLHVELVGISGRECEDLANSENIQKIQPSFGLISVPFLDEGESWSCKLEIRWNRPKPIMLYVSLGYFPQSPELSSQRAHVHKSLQIEGKTAVVMSHHFMLPFRREPLLLSKTKPASNSDQIPSLPLNETSMLVVSAKNCTEVPLRLLSMSVEAVDASTCDVKTKSKNPEEHVLLVAGEEFKQVFAVTPEVNLPKLNMGIVCLRWRRDHGDGERLTSCSTTSAVLTKHSLPDVNVEQPPLIVSLDCPPHAILGNPFTYSIKITNRTQFLQEVEYSLADSQSFVLSGPHNDTTFILPKSEHILSYKLVPLASGFQQLPKITLTSVRYSAGFQPSVAASTVFVFPSEPHFGLKDIGEMRVESVAAE, from the exons ATGGTTGCAACATCAACTAGATTGCCTCCTATTCAACGGTTGATTGAGATCAAAAGTGTGGCAGAGCAACTGCATTTCAAGATTTGTACATTGTTGATGCATGGTGGAAAACTTGCTGAAGCAATTGCCTGGTTCCGCCAGCACTATGCTTCTTACAGGAAGCTTGTTGGAGCACCAGAAGTTATTTTCCTTCACTGGCAATGGTTAAGCCGGCAATTTCTAGTATTTGCTGAATTACTAGAGACAAGCTCTATCACTGCTCAGCATGTTTCCACTTTGGTTTCAGAAGCTTCTGATAGAGCAACGCAGTGGGAATTTCATTCAGCTTATTACTTCCAG CTAGCAGCTCATTACTTGAAGGAAAAGAGTTCTTCCCTTGAACTTGCGCTATCCATGTCTGAAACTTCTGTTGAGATTGATGGGAATGCCGATTCTGTGATAGCTGCTTCTTATGTTGGTCAGTTTGCAAAACTGCTGGAGATTGGAGATGCATTTATTATGCAATC TCTTAGTGATGAAGATTATTCCCGTTATGCTCTGGCTGAAGGAAAGAGATTGCAGGACTCTTATGAAATTATTGCTCTCctaaaaaaatcttttgaagcATACAACAATGATAAAGCCTCTCGGATGGCTGCCTACTGCGGTTTCCAAATGGCTAGAGAATATTTCACAGTAGATGAATATAGTAATGCAAAAGAAGTTTTTGAGAATGTTGCTAGTCTTTATCGACAGGAGGGCTGGGTTACTCTATTATGGAATGTCTTGGGTTACCTCAGAGACTGCTCAAAGAAAACTGCTCTCGTGAAAGATTTCATTGAGTACTCTCTTGAAATGGCTGCTCTGCCAGTATCTACTAATGTGGCTGGTCAAAGAGACTGTGGCCCGGCTGGGCCTGCAAGTCTTGCCCAGAGAGAAATAATACACAATGAAGTGTTTTCAGTAATAAGAGGAGAATCAGAAAGTGCATCTACTGAAGAAAACAGTAGCCTGAGAGTAACAGCTGATAATCCCCTTTATCTTGAGATTGATCTTGTCAGTCCCCTCAGAGCAGTTCTTCTTGCTTCAGTTGCTTTTCATGAACAAGTAGTTAAGCCTGGTGCAGAAACAGTGATTACCCTCTCCCTTCTATCTCAACTGCCCCTTAACGTTGAAATTGATCAATTAGAAATCCAATTTAATCAGTCGGAGTGTAACTTTGTCATTGTTAATGCTCAAAGATCCCATTTAGCTGCAATATCCTGTTTGCAGCCTGGTCGTCGAGTGGAGACAGCTCCCACCCTGGAACTTCACACAAACAAATGGCTGCGGCTCACATACAACGTGAAACCTG AGCAAAGCGGAAAGCTGGAATGCATATATGTAACTGCAAGATGGGGTCAACATTTTACTATCTGTTGCCGAGCTGAAAGTCCGGCCTCCATGAGTGATTTACCCCTATGGAAATTTGAAGACATAATGCAAACTATACCAATGAAGGATCCTGGTCTGGCTTTCTCTGGTCAGAAGGCTGTCCAAGTTGAAGAACCAGACCCACAAGTGGATCTAAAGTTAGATTCGTCCGGCCCTGCATTGGTCGGAGAGAGTTTTATTGTTCCTGTTATTATCACCTCAAAGGGTCATAGTGTTCACTCTGGTGAATTGAAAATCAACCTTGTTGATACAAGAGGTGGTGGCTTGCTTAGTCCAAGGGAGGCAGAATCTTTTTCATCAGATAATCTTCATGTAGAACTTGTTGGAATATCTGGACGAGAATGTGAAGATCTAGCTAATTCAGAGAACATTCAAAAAATCCAGCCCTCTTTTGGATTGATTTCGGTCCCATTTTTGGATGAGGGAGAGTCGTGGTCATGCAAATTAGAAATTAGATGGAACCGTCCTAAGCCTATCATGCTTTATGTGTCACTGGGTTACTTTCCTCAAAGTCCTGAACTTAGCTCACAGAGAGCTCATGTGCACAAAAGCTTGCAAATTGAAGGTAAGACTGCTGTTGTGATGAGCCATCACTTTATGTTGCCGTTTCGGAGGGAACCACTGCTGCTGTCAAAGACTAAACCAGCTTCCAATTCTGACCAAATACCATCTCTGCCTTTGAATGAAACAAGTATGCTAGTTGTTAGTGCTAAGAACTGCACTGAGGTGCCTTTGCGCTTGTTGTCCATGTCCGTGGAGGCAGTTGATGCTAGCACCTGTGATGTGAAAACTAAGAGTAAGAACCCAGAAGAACATGTGTTGCTTGTGGCAGGAGAAGAGTTTAAACAGGTTTTTGCTGTCACTCCCGAGGTTAATCTTCCTAAGCTAAACATGGGTATTGTGTGTTTGAGATGGAGAAGGGATCATGGAGATGGAGAAAGATTGACTTCCTGTAGCACAACATCTGCAGTTCTAACGAAACATAGTCTGCCCGATGTAAATGTGGAGCAACCTCCACTGATCGTGAGTCTAGATTGTCCCCCTCATGCTATTCTTGGAAATCCATTTACATACTCCATCAAAATTACTAACAGAACACAGTTTCTTCAGGAGGTCGAATACTCTTTAGCGGATTCACAGAGTTTTGTTTTATCAGGGCCTCATAATGATACGACTTTTATTTTGCCAAAGTCTGAGCACATACTTAGTTATAAGCTTGTACCACTTGCCTCAGGTTTTCAGCAGCTTCCTAAAATTACATTGACCTCAGTACGATACTCAGCTGGCTTTCAACCTTCAGTTGCAGCTTCTACAGTGTTTGTATTCCCATCTGAGCCTCATTTCGGGTTGAAGGATATTGGAGAGATGAGAGTGGAATCTGTTGCAGCCGAATAG